The window CAACGTCCCAGGATaattcttcatcatcatcatcaactGCAATAGCCCTTTTAACAAGATTAGCTCTCACCCTCTCCTGCTGCTTGAGCTTATCAACTCTATAAAAGTATCGGCACCAAAAGGTCTCTTGACCAACTTCCCTCGGCACAATCTTCCTATAAACACTCTCCAAGATTCCATCATCCCCAATCAAACCCCCAATTTCATCCGTCCTCTCGATCAACTGAAATTCCAACTTCCACCTCTTATACTCCTCCACATCCTCCGGCTCATCGCAGAAAGTGCTCAAATCTGTCTGAATCGCACTCAACTGTGCCTCAAACCGACTATACCTACCCGTATTCAAGCTCCTATTAGTTTCAGGCGTCTCCGATTCCCCATCcgacataaaaaaatttgtttcctTGGAAATAATTTCGGCCGTGGATTTCATCACCCCATCCAGCGCGCCTTGTGCGGCTGAAGCGCCAGCTTCCAAAGAAGCAGGGAGATCCACCACCGCCCTGCTCGCAGCGTCTCGGATGATTTCGGTCTCCTTCTTCAGACCCAAACCAAATTCCTTAAGATCTCTACGGTATGTTTCCATCACCGATTCAGATCGTGTTGATATTGTCTTGATCAAACCACCGAAACTCCATCCATCAGCAGAATCATCCTGTGTGACGCCGCTCTGGTGGCGGTCGTCATGCGGTGGTTTGACGGCAGGACCCGGGTCCACCGCATCGGATTTGGTAGGGTCCGGATCGTCAGATAAGA is drawn from Primulina eburnea isolate SZY01 chromosome 10, ASM2296580v1, whole genome shotgun sequence and contains these coding sequences:
- the LOC140842264 gene encoding uncharacterized protein — protein: MNFFQSILSDDPDPTKSDAVDPGPAVKPPHDDRHQSGVTQDDSADGWSFGGLIKTISTRSESVMETYRRDLKEFGLGLKKETEIIRDAASRAVVDLPASLEAGASAAQGALDGVMKSTAEIISKETNFFMSDGESETPETNRSLNTGRYSRFEAQLSAIQTDLSTFCDEPEDVEEYKRWKLEFQLIERTDEIGGLIGDDGILESVYRKIVPREVGQETFWCRYFYRVDKLKQQERVRANLVKRAIAVDDDDEELSWDVEDDEDGASGSESVVKAKGGDDKGASNGSLKSLEKLEGSNGPLLDVKEMKDVNVGDGSKDEVVESSKESVKEPSLSEKELKSDEVEVKRDGDVKNELIVEKKNNEKVVAEEKCETGECGKRNDVSLVLSHKLKVEEEEDLGWDEIEDVGSGDEKKILATSHDERPKSEDMRKKLSLTEDDEDLNWDIEDDDERAKA